The Achromobacter deleyi genome has a window encoding:
- a CDS encoding TetR/AcrR family transcriptional regulator: MSRRENTERQILQALEAQILETGMGGVGINAIAKRAGVSKELIYRYFDGMPGLMLAWMQEQDFWTRNPDLLAAGESSQRTPGELVLSMLRAQIDALAGNETLREVRRWELIERNEVSAPLAERRERAARGFIDRVDGLAPDVDMPAVVSVMLAGVLYLMLRAKTESHFLGVPLRTPEGWDRINGALEHLVTHGFPEALNTESLANLEARRPQRPAAAPET; encoded by the coding sequence ATGTCCCGCCGTGAAAATACCGAGCGACAGATCCTGCAAGCCCTGGAGGCCCAGATCCTGGAAACGGGCATGGGTGGCGTCGGCATCAACGCCATCGCCAAACGCGCCGGCGTCAGCAAAGAGCTGATCTACCGGTACTTCGACGGCATGCCCGGACTGATGCTGGCCTGGATGCAGGAACAGGACTTCTGGACGCGCAATCCAGACCTGCTGGCCGCCGGCGAATCCAGCCAGCGCACCCCGGGTGAACTGGTACTGTCCATGCTGCGCGCCCAGATCGACGCGCTGGCCGGCAACGAGACGCTGCGCGAAGTGCGCCGCTGGGAACTGATCGAACGCAACGAGGTATCGGCGCCGCTGGCCGAACGCCGCGAACGCGCCGCGCGCGGCTTCATCGACCGCGTCGACGGCCTGGCCCCCGATGTGGACATGCCCGCCGTCGTCAGCGTGATGCTGGCGGGCGTGCTGTACCTGATGCTGCGCGCAAAGACCGAATCCCATTTCCTGGGCGTGCCCCTGCGCACGCCGGAAGGCTGGGACCGGATCAACGGCGCGCTGGAGCACCTGGTGACCCACGGATTCCCCGAAGCCCTGAACACCGAATCCCTCGCCAACCTGGAAGCCCGCCGCCCGCAGCGGCCGGCCGCCGCCCCTGAAACCTGA
- a CDS encoding LysR family transcriptional regulator, with translation MLWAIVMAGSISGAARLLNISQPAVSRMLAQTEKSMAVTLFERVRGRLRPTSQVQSLFEEIEKTQRMMQRVNDLADALSEHGTGVLRLASIPSLAQFLVPRAVARFQARHPELLLRLNTSVLPSLITDVLQGEAELGLVVMQADHPFLTSQLLHVGRMVAAIPKSHALAGRESVSLADLSPHPHIVVGTRMPFGMLVLGAFEQAGLPCRMCADVPWSQLACALVNAGVGIAIVDEFTVMQNTMPDVVIVPLQERIPLNISAVYASNREPSQIAMQFIKELREVLAEAFPGVDKG, from the coding sequence ATGCTCTGGGCCATTGTCATGGCCGGATCGATCAGCGGCGCGGCGCGGCTGCTGAATATTTCGCAGCCGGCGGTCAGCCGGATGCTGGCCCAGACCGAGAAGAGCATGGCCGTGACGCTCTTCGAGCGGGTCCGCGGGCGGCTGCGGCCGACCTCGCAAGTTCAGAGCCTGTTTGAGGAAATCGAGAAGACCCAGCGCATGATGCAGCGCGTCAACGATCTGGCCGACGCGCTGTCCGAGCATGGCACGGGCGTGCTGCGCCTGGCCTCCATTCCCAGTCTGGCCCAGTTCCTGGTGCCGCGTGCGGTGGCCCGCTTCCAGGCGCGGCATCCTGAGCTGCTGCTGCGGCTGAATACCTCGGTCTTGCCCAGCCTGATCACCGACGTGCTGCAGGGCGAGGCCGAGCTGGGGCTGGTGGTGATGCAGGCGGATCATCCCTTCCTGACCTCCCAGCTCCTGCATGTGGGCCGCATGGTGGCGGCCATCCCCAAGAGCCATGCGCTGGCGGGGCGGGAGTCCGTCAGCTTGGCCGATCTTTCCCCGCATCCCCATATCGTGGTGGGCACCCGCATGCCTTTCGGCATGCTGGTGCTGGGCGCGTTCGAGCAGGCCGGCCTGCCGTGCCGCATGTGCGCCGATGTGCCCTGGAGTCAGCTGGCGTGCGCGCTGGTCAACGCGGGGGTGGGGATCGCCATCGTGGATGAGTTCACGGTCATGCAGAACACCATGCCGGACGTCGTGATCGTGCCGCTGCAAGAGCGCATTCCCCTGAATATCTCGGCCGTCTATGCCAGCAACCGGGAGCCTTCGCAGATCGCCATGCAGTTCATCAAGGAGCTGCGCGAGGTGCTGGCGGAGGCGTTTCCTGGGGTTGATAAGGGTTAA
- a CDS encoding ABC transporter ATP-binding protein: protein MLKVTNLKKRFGGLVALQGVDLEVPRGSILGIIGMNGSGKTTMLNCINGIYTPDEGRIELDGREIGGRQVHEVARLGVGRTFQVPRIFRQLTLLDNLDVAQQQSGRSADERYAQSEYWLHKVELHRLRHNYAEELSGGQQKLVELARIMVARPKVVLLDEPFAGVNPALAQLLISVIRELPTEHDCSVVLVSHDLTSIYQLSHHIIVMNEGAILSQGNADQVRADPRVVEAYLGA from the coding sequence ATGTTGAAAGTCACGAATCTCAAGAAGCGCTTTGGCGGCCTGGTGGCGCTGCAGGGCGTGGACCTGGAGGTGCCCAGGGGCTCCATCCTGGGCATCATCGGCATGAACGGGTCGGGCAAGACCACGATGCTCAATTGCATCAACGGCATCTATACCCCGGACGAGGGCCGCATCGAGCTGGACGGCCGCGAGATCGGCGGGCGCCAGGTCCACGAGGTGGCGCGGCTGGGAGTCGGACGCACGTTTCAGGTGCCGCGCATATTCCGCCAGTTGACGCTGCTGGACAACCTGGACGTGGCGCAGCAGCAGTCAGGCCGCAGCGCCGACGAACGTTACGCGCAGTCCGAGTACTGGCTGCACAAGGTGGAGCTGCACCGCCTGCGGCACAACTACGCCGAAGAACTGTCGGGCGGCCAGCAGAAGCTGGTGGAACTGGCGCGCATCATGGTCGCGCGGCCCAAGGTCGTGCTGCTGGACGAACCGTTCGCGGGGGTCAATCCCGCGCTCGCGCAGCTGCTGATCTCGGTGATCCGCGAACTGCCCACCGAACACGACTGCTCGGTGGTGCTGGTGTCGCACGACCTGACCTCCATCTATCAGCTGTCCCATCACATCATCGTCATGAACGAAGGCGCCATCCTGAGTCAGGGCAACGCCGATCAAGTGCGCGCCGACCCGCGGGTGGTCGAAGCCTATCTGGGAGCCTGA
- a CDS encoding branched-chain amino acid ABC transporter permease, giving the protein MSSSPALAAGAASHRAQDLRAVRLRTRIAVTLFAALAAGLAVIPMATSNISFAFYLMLWITMASAMNICVGFTGYLPFGYVVFYGVGSYATGICYKILGWPILPSLLAAGGVGVAIALLLAPTLRLRGVYFGIVSLALATIVKLIISNLPQSFTGGSMGIILSSANNPTHSYYAMLIVMGATLATVTWLSVSRLGRALKAIRDDDGAAACVGIHVPNTRLKAWLLAALFPALAGGIEAWYTNVVDPEYAFHVLITAKSIIYAMAGGFGTILGPVVGTLALLGIDHMIWQKFPVVNLLLLGLIIVLLMLFLPRGIVGSLIKRKPQLRRYIA; this is encoded by the coding sequence ATGAGCAGCAGTCCCGCCCTGGCGGCGGGCGCGGCTTCGCATCGCGCGCAGGATCTGCGCGCCGTGCGGTTGCGCACCCGCATCGCAGTGACCCTCTTTGCCGCGCTGGCGGCCGGCCTCGCCGTGATTCCCATGGCGACCTCGAACATCTCCTTCGCGTTCTACCTGATGCTGTGGATCACCATGGCCAGCGCCATGAACATCTGCGTCGGGTTCACGGGCTATCTGCCGTTCGGCTATGTGGTGTTCTACGGCGTGGGCTCCTACGCCACCGGCATCTGCTACAAGATCCTGGGCTGGCCCATCCTGCCGTCGCTGCTGGCCGCGGGGGGAGTGGGCGTGGCGATTGCGCTGCTCCTGGCGCCCACCCTGCGCCTGCGCGGCGTGTACTTCGGCATCGTCAGCCTGGCGCTGGCCACCATCGTCAAGCTGATCATTTCCAACCTGCCCCAGTCGTTCACCGGCGGCAGCATGGGAATCATCCTGTCGTCCGCCAACAATCCCACGCACAGCTACTACGCCATGCTGATCGTCATGGGCGCCACGCTCGCCACCGTCACCTGGCTGTCGGTGTCGCGGCTGGGCCGCGCGCTCAAGGCCATACGCGACGACGACGGCGCGGCGGCCTGCGTCGGCATCCACGTGCCCAACACGCGCCTGAAGGCCTGGCTGCTGGCCGCCCTGTTTCCGGCGCTGGCTGGCGGGATCGAGGCCTGGTACACGAACGTGGTCGATCCGGAATACGCCTTCCATGTGCTGATCACGGCCAAGAGCATCATCTATGCGATGGCGGGCGGCTTTGGCACCATCCTCGGACCCGTGGTCGGGACGCTGGCGCTGCTGGGCATCGACCACATGATCTGGCAGAAATTCCCGGTGGTGAACCTGTTGCTGCTGGGCCTCATCATCGTCCTGCTGATGCTGTTCCTGCCGCGGGGCATCGTCGGCAGCCTGATCAAACGCAAGCCGCAACTGCGCCGCTACATCGCCTGA
- a CDS encoding branched-chain amino acid ABC transporter ATP-binding protein has translation MSTAILALEDVTVAYHGDITILNRINVQARAGKVTGVIGPNGAGKSTVLKTLFGFLPPRTGRITLRGKDISSQPSHERANHGVAFVPQHRSLFGELSVHDNLLLGCWPFRRDKTRVRQRIDSVYDRFPILAQKRNDPVSSMSGGQQRFVEFGRALLIEPSVILLDEPTAMLAPKISKEIYALIRGFADEGMTVVLVDQNVRRCAEVSDYMYILELGRNKAEGSREAFEEEGGLREMVASWMDYKID, from the coding sequence ATGAGCACCGCGATACTCGCACTGGAAGACGTGACCGTGGCCTATCACGGCGACATCACGATCCTGAACCGCATCAACGTCCAGGCGCGCGCAGGCAAGGTCACCGGCGTGATCGGCCCCAACGGCGCCGGAAAGTCCACGGTGCTCAAGACCCTGTTCGGCTTCCTGCCGCCGCGCACCGGGCGCATCACGCTGCGGGGCAAGGACATCAGCTCGCAGCCCTCGCATGAGCGCGCCAATCACGGCGTGGCGTTCGTGCCGCAGCATCGCAGCCTGTTCGGCGAGCTGTCCGTGCACGACAACCTGCTGCTGGGCTGCTGGCCGTTCCGGCGCGACAAGACGCGCGTGCGCCAGCGCATCGATTCGGTCTATGACCGCTTTCCCATCCTGGCGCAGAAGCGCAACGACCCCGTGTCCAGCATGAGCGGCGGGCAGCAGCGCTTCGTGGAATTCGGCCGCGCCCTGCTTATCGAGCCTTCGGTGATCCTGCTGGACGAGCCCACGGCGATGCTGGCGCCCAAGATCTCCAAGGAGATCTATGCGCTGATCCGCGGCTTTGCCGACGAGGGCATGACGGTGGTGCTGGTGGACCAGAACGTGCGGCGCTGCGCCGAGGTGTCCGACTACATGTACATCCTGGAGCTCGGGCGCAACAAGGCGGAGGGTTCGCGCGAGGCGTTCGAGGAAGAAGGCGGCCTGCGCGAGATGGTTGCCTCGTGGATGGACTACAAGATCGACTGA
- a CDS encoding amidase, whose amino-acid sequence MSEIAFATLGELADGLAQGRYSSVELTQHFLDRIALANPALGAFVSVDNAGALRLAEAADARRRAGYGLLSPLDGVPVAVKDLCDIQGQVTTAGSEAWRDRRSTVTATAATRLLDAGMVMLGKTHMVEFAFGGWGTNPVMGTPRNPWDLRQARIPGGSSSGSGVAVAAGLAPAALGSDTGGSVRIPAALNGVTGLKTTRGLISLHGAVALSTTLDSIGPLTRDTRDAMLLTALMAGPDAHDPLTQGLPAFQYREPAAGAQPLRGVRIALMPPSQHPIAVDDDALSALADARRVLTDLGAEVAETPFPFDFREMMRRNGQIIAAEAYAMHREYIEDPALPIGQYVRARVLSGKGVSAADYIAALQAHAQARLAWLDWMRDIDAVLTPCAPFGARLLDDVDEAATPLAAFTRAGNYVNASGLALPAGFTANGLPLGVQLLGKPNAEGVLGRIGMAFQGVTDWHRRHPDLKAVGL is encoded by the coding sequence ATGTCTGAAATCGCATTTGCCACGCTCGGCGAGCTGGCGGACGGCCTGGCCCAGGGCCGCTACAGCTCGGTGGAACTGACGCAGCACTTCCTGGACCGCATCGCCTTGGCCAATCCGGCGCTGGGCGCCTTTGTCAGCGTGGACAACGCCGGGGCCCTGCGCCTGGCCGAAGCCGCCGACGCCCGCCGCCGCGCCGGCTATGGCCTGCTCAGCCCGCTGGACGGCGTGCCGGTCGCGGTCAAGGACCTGTGCGACATCCAGGGCCAGGTCACCACCGCGGGCTCCGAGGCCTGGCGTGATCGCCGCAGCACCGTGACGGCCACCGCCGCCACGCGCCTGCTGGATGCGGGCATGGTGATGCTGGGCAAGACCCACATGGTCGAATTCGCATTTGGCGGCTGGGGCACCAACCCCGTCATGGGCACGCCGCGCAATCCCTGGGACCTGCGGCAGGCGCGCATTCCCGGCGGCTCGTCCAGCGGGTCCGGCGTGGCCGTCGCGGCCGGCCTGGCGCCCGCCGCGCTGGGTTCGGACACGGGCGGTTCGGTGCGGATTCCCGCAGCCCTGAACGGTGTGACGGGACTGAAGACCACGCGCGGACTGATCAGCCTGCATGGCGCGGTGGCGCTGTCGACCACGCTGGATTCCATCGGCCCGCTCACGCGCGACACCCGCGACGCGATGCTGCTGACCGCCCTCATGGCGGGCCCGGACGCGCACGACCCGCTCACGCAAGGCCTGCCTGCCTTCCAGTATCGCGAACCCGCCGCCGGCGCGCAGCCCCTGCGCGGCGTGCGCATCGCGCTGATGCCGCCGTCGCAGCACCCCATCGCCGTGGATGACGACGCGCTGTCGGCGCTGGCCGATGCGCGCCGCGTGCTGACCGACCTGGGCGCGGAAGTGGCCGAGACACCCTTCCCCTTCGACTTCCGCGAGATGATGCGGCGCAACGGCCAGATCATCGCGGCCGAAGCCTACGCCATGCATCGCGAATACATCGAAGACCCGGCGTTGCCCATCGGCCAATATGTGCGCGCCCGCGTGCTGTCGGGCAAGGGCGTGTCCGCCGCCGACTATATCGCCGCGCTGCAGGCGCACGCGCAGGCCCGGCTGGCGTGGCTGGACTGGATGCGCGACATCGACGCCGTGCTGACGCCTTGCGCGCCCTTCGGCGCGCGGCTGCTGGACGACGTGGACGAGGCGGCCACGCCCCTGGCCGCCTTCACCCGTGCCGGCAACTATGTCAACGCGTCGGGACTGGCCCTGCCCGCGGGCTTCACGGCCAATGGCCTGCCCCTGGGCGTCCAATTGCTGGGCAAGCCCAATGCCGAAGGCGTCCTGGGCCGGATCGGCATGGCCTTCCAGGGCGTGACCGACTGGCATCGCCGGCATCCCGATCTGAAGGCGGTCGGGCTGTAA
- a CDS encoding amino acid ABC transporter substrate-binding protein translates to MFAKSWLFRLPALAMAIAALTPATGAAQNSDKIRVGMTVSSTGSFALASQSGVRGVELWVDDVNRRGGIDIKGKKYPVELVKLDDRSDKQMVTRVYERLIVDEKVDLVFAPFGSTLTAAAATVTERLGKYMMVWSAASDDLYKQGFKNMVSGTQMPVSAMLRANMELAANQGVKKVALLYSDEPFPAGLAEGGREQATKNGMQVVLFEKYPKGQKDFSTILQKARAAGAEALVPTSYEGDLISMTRQMKQLDINFPYVFMVYASTPQFQAIGADANYIYSHTNYHPAINWNVNAGLSREQFAAAYDQRFPKAEFPPDFQTALAYGAGAITEEVVKKAATTDAAALKQASMDLSGKLTVMAGPYAIDDTGKQLLMPFPVVQLLPGKGMVPVWPADVAAAKPVYPTPDWNKR, encoded by the coding sequence ATGTTCGCTAAATCCTGGTTGTTCCGCTTACCGGCGTTGGCCATGGCCATCGCCGCCTTGACTCCCGCCACAGGCGCCGCCCAAAACTCGGACAAGATCCGCGTGGGCATGACGGTTTCGTCCACCGGCAGCTTCGCCCTCGCATCGCAATCCGGCGTGCGGGGCGTGGAGCTGTGGGTGGACGACGTCAATCGCCGCGGCGGCATCGACATCAAGGGCAAGAAGTACCCCGTCGAACTGGTCAAGCTGGACGACCGCAGCGACAAGCAGATGGTCACGCGTGTCTACGAACGCCTGATTGTCGATGAAAAAGTGGATCTGGTGTTTGCGCCCTTCGGCTCCACGCTGACGGCCGCGGCCGCCACCGTCACGGAGCGGCTGGGCAAGTACATGATGGTCTGGTCCGCCGCCAGCGACGACCTGTACAAGCAGGGCTTCAAGAACATGGTGTCCGGCACCCAGATGCCCGTGTCCGCCATGCTGCGCGCCAATATGGAGCTGGCCGCCAACCAGGGCGTGAAGAAGGTGGCGCTGCTGTACTCCGACGAACCGTTCCCGGCGGGGCTGGCCGAAGGCGGCCGCGAACAGGCCACCAAGAACGGCATGCAGGTGGTGCTGTTCGAGAAATACCCGAAGGGCCAGAAGGACTTCAGCACCATCCTGCAGAAGGCGCGCGCGGCGGGAGCCGAAGCGCTGGTGCCGACCTCCTACGAGGGCGACCTGATCAGCATGACGCGCCAGATGAAGCAGCTGGACATCAACTTCCCGTACGTCTTCATGGTCTACGCGTCGACACCGCAGTTCCAGGCCATCGGCGCGGACGCCAACTACATCTACAGCCACACCAACTACCACCCCGCGATCAACTGGAACGTCAATGCGGGCCTGAGCCGCGAACAGTTCGCGGCGGCCTACGACCAGCGCTTTCCCAAGGCCGAGTTCCCGCCAGATTTCCAGACGGCGCTGGCCTACGGCGCGGGCGCGATCACGGAAGAAGTCGTGAAGAAGGCCGCCACCACGGATGCCGCGGCGCTCAAGCAGGCGTCGATGGACCTGTCGGGCAAGCTTACGGTGATGGCCGGCCCCTACGCCATCGACGACACGGGCAAGCAACTGCTCATGCCGTTCCCGGTGGTGCAGCTGCTGCCGGGCAAGGGCATGGTGCCCGTATGGCCCGCGGACGTGGCCGCGGCAAAGCCCGTTTACCCGACGCCTGACTGGAACAAACGCTAG
- a CDS encoding branched-chain amino acid ABC transporter permease, translated as MTGLLIQGLINGLILGAIYGLIGVGLNVVFGVLRVVNFAHGEFLVLGAYFAFYLLEYAGINPLVALPLAFVAFFLAGYLLYFVLIPRLSKADDPEISSLLLMFGVSIMLGALMLLAFDADARSLPYEIEPVFLKFGPVLIPTVRLLALVIALAIIAALTVFLYRTQLGRALRAIIMNRDAVRIVGINAERLSAVAFGLGVGLAAASGVLVAMVFPAFSPFMGNDYTLIGFIVIVLGGLGHPVGALVGALLFGVTEQVSVVFFNPSIATICGFALMVAMIFIRPSGLFGRQALR; from the coding sequence ATGACCGGACTGCTTATCCAAGGCCTGATCAACGGCCTGATCCTGGGGGCCATCTATGGCCTGATCGGAGTGGGGCTCAACGTCGTCTTCGGCGTGCTGCGCGTGGTGAACTTCGCGCACGGCGAATTCCTGGTGCTGGGCGCGTACTTCGCGTTCTATCTGCTGGAGTACGCGGGGATCAACCCGCTGGTGGCGCTGCCGCTGGCGTTCGTGGCGTTCTTCCTGGCCGGCTACCTGCTGTACTTCGTGCTGATCCCGCGGCTGTCCAAGGCCGACGATCCGGAGATCAGTTCGCTGCTGCTGATGTTCGGCGTGTCCATCATGCTGGGCGCGCTCATGCTGCTGGCGTTCGACGCCGACGCCCGCTCCCTGCCTTACGAGATCGAACCTGTCTTCCTGAAGTTCGGCCCCGTCCTGATTCCCACGGTGCGCCTGCTGGCGCTGGTCATCGCGCTGGCCATCATCGCCGCTCTGACGGTGTTCCTGTACCGCACGCAGCTGGGCCGAGCGCTGCGCGCCATCATCATGAACCGCGACGCGGTCCGCATCGTGGGCATCAATGCGGAGCGGCTGTCCGCCGTGGCCTTCGGCCTGGGCGTGGGCCTGGCCGCCGCCAGCGGCGTGCTGGTCGCCATGGTGTTTCCGGCGTTTTCGCCATTCATGGGCAACGACTACACGCTGATCGGCTTCATCGTCATTGTCCTGGGCGGCCTGGGCCATCCGGTGGGAGCCCTGGTCGGGGCGCTGCTGTTCGGCGTCACGGAGCAGGTGTCGGTGGTGTTCTTCAACCCGTCCATCGCGACCATCTGTGGTTTCGCGCTGATGGTCGCCATGATCTTCATCCGGCCCAGCGGCTTGTTCGGCCGCCAGGCGCTGCGCTAA